One genomic window of Cannabis sativa cultivar Pink pepper isolate KNU-18-1 chromosome 2, ASM2916894v1, whole genome shotgun sequence includes the following:
- the LOC115718793 gene encoding E3 ubiquitin-protein ligase PUB24 yields MEEIEVPKYFMCPISLQIMRDPVTTITGITYDRESIEKWLSTTLVITSSSSNDTITCPVTKLPLPRDSDLTPNHTLRRLIQAWCTINACNGVDRIPTPTPLLDKRQVLKLLRELVGANNNKFIITLKKIVALAEQNERNRRLMVEGGVNKAMALFLIRCFKEGNNVVGIEEALRILRLVWTPNDEVKAFVNENSDFVDSLAWILSCSSEKDMRFEVISVLKMAIEVANSSRMERLRLEMFMNITKKVLGDRSVSHQTIKSALHVLIEACPWGRNRMKIIDSGAVFELIELELTKPERHTTEMIINLLAHLCSCADGRAKLLQHACGIAMVSKKILRVSEATDDRAIHILSLIAKFSATNEVIIEMLRVGAVTKLCMVMQADCAPYLKEKATSILRLHSKVWNDSPCIAVYLLSRHPRY; encoded by the coding sequence ATGGAAGAAATTGAAGTACCAAAATATTTCATGTGTCCTATATCGCTTCAGATAATGAGAGACCCAGTTACGACAATCACAGGCATAACATACGACAGAGAAAGCATTGAGAAGTGGCTCTCAACGACATTAGTTATtacttcatcatcatcaaacGACACGATTACGTGTCCAGTTACGAAGCTACCTTTGCCGAGAGATTCTGATCTCACACCCAACCACACCCTTCGACGCCTCATCCAAGCTTGGTGCACCATAAACGCCTGCAACGGAGTGGATCGGATTCCCACCCCGACACCGCTTTTAGACAAGAGGCAAGTTCTTAAGCTTTTGAGAGAATTAGTTGGGGCTAACAATAACAAGTTTATCATAACATTGAAGAAAATAGTAGCTCTTGCCGAGCAGAATGAGAGGAACAGGAGGCTCATGGTGGAAGGTGGTGTAAACAAAGCCATGGCTTTATTTCTTATTAGGTGTTTTAAAGAAGGAAATAATGTGGTTGGAATTGAAGAAGCTCTTCGTATTCTACGTCTCGTTTGGACTCCTAATGATGAAGTTAAGGCCTTTGTGAACGAAAACAGTGATTTTGTTGATTCTTTGGCTTGGATTTTAAGCTGTAGCAGTGAAAAAGATATGAGATTTGAGGTCATTTCTGTGCTTAAAATGGCGATTGAAGTTGCGAATTCGAGTCGAATGGAGCGGTTAAGGCTTGAAATGTTCATGAACATAACGAAAAAAGTGTTGGGTGACAGAAGTGTTTCACATCAAACAATTAAATCAGCTCTCCATGTGCTGATTGAAGCCTGTCCTTGGGGAAGAAACAGGATGAAGATAATTGATTCGGGGGCGGTTTTTGAGTTGATTGAACTCGAGTTAACGAAACCAGAAAGGCACACAACCGAGATGATCATCAACCTTTTGGCGCACTTGTGCTCTTGCGCCGATGGGAGAGCGAAGCTCCTCCAGCACGCCTGCGGCATAGCAATGGTGTCGAAAAAGATTCTTAGGGTTTCGGAGGCAACCGATGACCGAGCGATTCACATTCTTTCTTTGATTGCTAAGTTTTCAGCAACGAATGAAGTGATTATAGAGATGTTAAGGGTTGGGGCTGTGACGAAGCTTTGCATGGTAATGCAAGCAGATTGTGCTCCTTACTTGAAGGAAAAGGCTACAAGTATACTAAGGTTGCACTCTAAAGTGTGGAATGATTCGCCTTGTATTGCTGTGTATTTGCTATCTAGGCATCCTCggtattaa